Proteins encoded within one genomic window of Cellulomonas flavigena DSM 20109:
- the metK gene encoding methionine adenosyltransferase, whose product MTAAPLRLFTSESVTEGHPDKICDQISDAILDAILEQDTTARVAVETMVTTGLVHVAGEVTTSAYVEIPQIVREVVRGIGYTSSHIGFDGDSCGVSVSIGQQSPDIAAGVDKAIEVRQDDRDLDPLDLQGAGDQGLMFGYASDETPSLLPLPIWLAHRLSERLAQVRKDGTLEGLRPDGKTQVTVGYDGDVPVSLDTVVLSTQHEPNVSEAALSAQVAELVVAPVLADVGIDTSGHRLLVNPTGQFVIGGPQGDAGLTGRKIIVDTYGGMARHGGGAFSGKDPSKVDRSAAYAMRWVAKNVVAAGLARRCEVQVAYAIGKAHPVGLYVETFGTGTVPDVVLTDAIRQVFDLRPAAIIRDLDLLRPVYRRTAAYGHFGRELPEFTWERTDRTADLLSAVG is encoded by the coding sequence ATGACTGCCGCACCCCTGCGCCTGTTCACTTCGGAGTCCGTGACCGAGGGGCACCCCGACAAGATCTGCGACCAGATCTCGGACGCGATCCTCGACGCGATCCTCGAGCAGGACACGACCGCTCGCGTCGCGGTGGAGACCATGGTCACGACCGGCCTCGTGCACGTCGCCGGCGAGGTGACGACGAGCGCCTACGTGGAGATCCCGCAGATCGTGCGCGAGGTCGTCCGCGGCATCGGCTACACGTCGTCGCACATCGGCTTCGACGGGGACTCGTGCGGCGTCTCCGTCTCCATCGGTCAGCAGTCGCCGGACATCGCGGCGGGCGTCGACAAGGCGATCGAGGTACGGCAGGACGACCGCGATCTCGACCCGCTGGACCTGCAGGGTGCCGGCGACCAGGGCCTGATGTTCGGCTACGCGAGCGACGAGACGCCGTCGCTGCTCCCGCTCCCCATCTGGCTCGCGCACCGTCTCTCGGAGCGCCTCGCGCAGGTGCGCAAGGACGGCACGCTCGAGGGGCTGCGCCCCGACGGGAAGACCCAGGTCACCGTCGGGTACGACGGTGACGTCCCCGTCTCGCTCGACACCGTGGTGCTCTCCACGCAGCACGAGCCCAACGTCTCGGAGGCGGCGCTCTCCGCGCAGGTCGCCGAGCTGGTCGTCGCACCGGTCCTCGCCGACGTCGGCATCGACACGTCCGGTCACCGGCTCCTGGTGAACCCCACCGGCCAGTTCGTCATCGGCGGTCCGCAGGGCGACGCGGGGCTCACGGGCCGCAAGATCATCGTCGACACCTACGGCGGCATGGCGCGCCACGGCGGCGGCGCGTTCTCGGGGAAGGACCCGTCGAAGGTCGACCGCTCGGCCGCCTACGCGATGCGCTGGGTCGCCAAGAACGTCGTCGCGGCCGGCCTCGCGCGCCGCTGCGAGGTCCAGGTGGCCTACGCCATCGGCAAGGCGCACCCCGTCGGCCTGTACGTCGAGACGTTCGGCACCGGCACGGTGCCCGACGTCGTCCTCACCGACGCGATCCGCCAGGTCTTCGACCTGCGCCCGGCCGCGATCATCCGTGATCTCGACCTCCTGCGACCCGTCTACCGACGCACCGCGGCCTACGGGCACTTCGGGCGCGAGCTGCCGGAGTTCACGTGGGAGCGCACCGACCGCACCGCGGACCTGCTGTCGGCGGTGGGCTGA
- the coaBC gene encoding bifunctional phosphopantothenoylcysteine decarboxylase/phosphopantothenate--cysteine ligase CoaBC — MRIVLGVAGGIAAYKAILLLRLLREQGHAVRVVPTRASLEFVGRATWEALSGEPVTTDVFDDVDQVAHVAIGKSADLVVVAPATADLLARAAGGRADDLLTATLLVARCPVLLAPAMHTEMWEHPATTANVATLRARGVHVLDPAVGRLTGHDSGAGRLPEPDDIAAAALALVATGARADLAGRRVVVSAGGTREPLDPVRFLGNRSTGRQGVALARAAAERGAQVTLVAASVATDVLAGLPVGVDVVPVETGAELRTAVRTAASDADVVVMAAAVADYRPQSAADAKLKKSGGSTTLTLVETVDVLRELVTDPPRDGQVVVGFAAETGDADGDVLDHARAKARRKGADLLVVNPVGAGRGFGTPTNEITVLDRAGDVLASAAGTKLEVAHTVWDLVVPVVDTRAAAPGHPATLPA; from the coding sequence GCGCATCGTCCTCGGCGTCGCGGGCGGCATCGCCGCCTACAAGGCGATCCTGCTGCTGCGCCTGCTGCGCGAGCAGGGGCACGCGGTCCGTGTCGTGCCGACGCGTGCGTCCCTCGAGTTCGTCGGTCGCGCGACGTGGGAGGCCCTCTCGGGCGAGCCCGTGACGACCGACGTCTTCGACGACGTCGACCAGGTCGCCCACGTCGCCATCGGCAAGAGCGCCGACCTCGTCGTCGTGGCCCCGGCCACGGCGGACCTCCTGGCGCGCGCGGCCGGCGGCCGCGCGGACGACCTGCTGACCGCGACGCTGCTCGTGGCACGGTGCCCGGTCCTGCTGGCGCCCGCGATGCACACCGAGATGTGGGAGCACCCGGCGACGACCGCGAACGTGGCGACGCTCCGCGCACGGGGTGTGCACGTGCTCGACCCGGCCGTGGGCCGACTCACCGGGCACGACTCGGGCGCCGGGCGGCTACCGGAGCCCGACGACATCGCCGCCGCCGCGCTCGCGCTCGTCGCGACGGGCGCACGTGCCGACCTGGCCGGGCGGCGGGTCGTCGTCTCTGCGGGGGGCACCCGCGAGCCGCTCGACCCCGTGCGGTTCCTGGGCAACAGGTCGACGGGACGGCAGGGCGTGGCGCTCGCGCGGGCCGCGGCGGAGCGGGGCGCACAGGTGACCCTCGTGGCCGCGAGCGTGGCCACCGACGTGCTGGCCGGGCTCCCGGTGGGGGTCGACGTCGTGCCCGTCGAGACCGGTGCAGAGCTCCGCACCGCGGTGCGCACCGCGGCGAGCGACGCAGACGTCGTCGTCATGGCGGCTGCCGTCGCGGACTACCGCCCGCAGAGCGCCGCCGACGCCAAGCTCAAGAAGTCCGGCGGCTCCACGACGCTGACGCTGGTCGAGACGGTGGACGTGCTGCGCGAGCTCGTGACCGACCCGCCGCGGGACGGGCAGGTGGTCGTGGGGTTCGCGGCCGAGACCGGCGACGCGGACGGCGACGTCCTCGACCACGCCCGCGCCAAGGCACGACGCAAGGGTGCCGACCTCCTCGTCGTGAACCCCGTGGGCGCCGGCCGGGGCTTCGGGACGCCAACCAACGAGATCACCGTGCTCGACCGCGCGGGTGACGTCCTCGCGTCGGCCGCCGGCACGAAGCTCGAGGTCGCGCACACCGTGTGGGACCTCGTCGTCCCGGTCGTGGACACGCGTGCCGCAGCACCCGGACACCCCGCTACGCTTCCCGCATGA